One genomic region from Rhizomicrobium palustre encodes:
- a CDS encoding DUF1801 domain-containing protein — protein MVSKASDGPKSGASALIDQRIAELGDWRGEMLKKLRAIVHEAVPDVVETWKWRGVPVWEHNGIICTGETYKAVVKMTFAKGASLPDPKKLFNSSLDGNTRRAIDFAEGAKIDAAALKALIKAAAKANVKK, from the coding sequence ATGGTGAGCAAAGCTTCAGACGGACCCAAAAGCGGCGCGTCCGCGTTGATCGATCAGCGCATTGCCGAGCTTGGCGATTGGCGCGGCGAGATGTTGAAAAAGCTGCGCGCTATCGTGCACGAGGCTGTTCCAGATGTGGTCGAAACCTGGAAATGGCGCGGCGTGCCGGTGTGGGAGCATAACGGCATAATCTGTACCGGCGAGACCTATAAGGCGGTGGTGAAGATGACCTTTGCCAAAGGCGCCTCGCTGCCGGATCCCAAGAAACTGTTCAATTCCAGCCTGGACGGCAACACCCGCCGCGCCATCGATTTTGCCGAAGGCGCGAAGATCGATGCCGCGGCGCTGAAGGCGCTGATCAAAGCGGCGGCGAAGGCGAATGTGAAAAAGTAG
- the aspS gene encoding aspartate--tRNA ligase, translating to MHAYRTHTCGELRKKDVGTKVRLSGWVNRRRDHGGLIFIDLRDHYGITQAVVEPDSPAFATVDRARSEWVLTLTGHLEARTGDTVNPDMPTGEVELRIDEASVQGMASDLPLPVFGDLEYPEETRLKYRFLDLRRERLHKNIILRSQVISSIRRRMIDQGFMEYQTPILTASSPEGARDFLVPSRLHPGKFYALPQAPQQFKQLLMVAGFDRYFQIAPCFRDEDARADRSPGEFYQLDLEMSFATQDDVFAAVEPVLHGVFEEFAAGRDVGPAPFVRIPYQESMLKYGVDKPDLRNPIIISDVSAVFDREDVAFKAFKDKVVRAIPGPGAGSQPRSWFDKLESWARADLGAAGLGYIVFEEKDGALSGKGPIAKFLPPAALEELVKVTGVKAGDAVFFCAGKKERAAAQAGQVRIRLGNDLNLIDKNKFAFCWIVDFPMYEWNEDEKKIDFSHNPFSMPQFDREAFLALDPKDADTILNIKAYQYDIVCNGIELSSGAIRNHDPEVMLKAFEIAGYAREETEVKFAGMLNAFRYGAPPHGGTAPGIDRIVMLLAGVDNLREVILFPMNQQAQDLMMNAPAEPTLKQLRELHIRVVKPETK from the coding sequence ATGCACGCCTATCGCACCCATACTTGCGGCGAACTGCGCAAGAAAGATGTCGGCACCAAAGTCAGGCTGTCCGGCTGGGTGAATCGCCGCCGCGACCATGGCGGGCTGATCTTCATCGATCTGCGCGACCATTACGGCATCACGCAAGCCGTGGTGGAACCCGATAGCCCGGCTTTCGCGACCGTGGACCGCGCCCGTTCCGAATGGGTGCTGACGCTGACCGGCCATCTTGAGGCCCGCACCGGCGATACCGTGAACCCCGACATGCCGACCGGCGAAGTGGAACTGCGCATCGATGAGGCGAGCGTGCAGGGCATGGCATCCGATCTGCCGCTGCCGGTGTTCGGCGATCTCGAATATCCCGAAGAGACGCGCCTGAAGTACCGCTTCCTGGATCTGCGCCGCGAGCGTCTGCACAAGAACATCATCCTGCGCTCGCAGGTGATCTCCTCCATCCGCCGCCGCATGATCGATCAGGGCTTCATGGAATATCAGACCCCGATCCTGACGGCCTCTTCGCCCGAAGGCGCGCGCGACTTCCTGGTGCCGAGCCGTCTGCATCCGGGCAAGTTCTATGCGCTGCCGCAGGCGCCGCAGCAGTTCAAACAGCTTTTGATGGTGGCGGGCTTCGACCGCTATTTCCAGATCGCGCCGTGCTTCCGCGATGAGGACGCGCGCGCCGACCGTTCGCCGGGCGAGTTCTATCAGCTCGACCTTGAGATGAGCTTCGCCACCCAGGATGACGTGTTTGCGGCGGTGGAGCCTGTGCTGCATGGCGTGTTCGAGGAATTCGCCGCTGGCCGTGACGTCGGCCCGGCGCCCTTCGTGCGCATTCCGTATCAGGAATCGATGCTGAAATACGGCGTCGATAAGCCCGATCTGCGCAACCCGATCATCATTTCCGATGTCTCCGCCGTATTTGATCGCGAAGACGTGGCCTTTAAGGCGTTCAAGGACAAGGTGGTGCGCGCCATTCCTGGGCCGGGCGCTGGCAGCCAGCCGCGGTCGTGGTTCGATAAGCTCGAAAGCTGGGCGCGCGCTGATCTCGGCGCCGCGGGGCTTGGCTATATCGTCTTCGAGGAAAAGGACGGCGCGCTCTCCGGCAAAGGTCCGATCGCGAAATTCCTGCCGCCTGCCGCGTTGGAAGAGCTGGTGAAGGTGACCGGCGTGAAGGCGGGCGATGCCGTCTTCTTCTGCGCGGGCAAGAAGGAGCGCGCTGCTGCTCAAGCTGGGCAGGTGCGTATCCGCCTCGGCAATGACCTCAACCTGATTGACAAGAACAAGTTTGCCTTTTGCTGGATCGTCGATTTCCCGATGTATGAATGGAATGAGGACGAGAAGAAGATCGACTTCTCGCATAATCCTTTCTCCATGCCGCAATTCGACCGCGAGGCCTTCCTGGCGCTCGACCCCAAGGACGCGGACACCATCCTCAATATCAAAGCCTATCAATACGACATCGTCTGCAATGGCATCGAGCTTTCGAGCGGCGCCATCCGCAACCACGATCCCGAAGTGATGCTGAAGGCGTTTGAGATCGCGGGCTATGCGCGCGAGGAAACCGAAGTGAAGTTCGCCGGCATGCTGAATGCGTTCCGTTATGGCGCCCCGCCGCATGGTGGCACCGCGCCGGGCATCGACCGCATCGTCATGCTGCTCGCGGGTGTCGATAACCTGCGCGAAGTCATCCTCTTCCCGATGAACCAGCAGGCGCAGGATCTGATGATGAACGCGCCCGCCGAACCGACGCTGAAGCAGCTCAGAGAGCTGCATATCCGCGTGGTGAAGCCAGAAACGAAGTGA
- a CDS encoding DNA adenine methylase, with protein MSIAASPLRYPGGKACLLDVTATVLRLNKLERGHYAEPYAGGCGLALELLYGGHVADIHINDIDPSIWAFWHCVLNETDALVNAIEKTEVTIEEWRKQRCIHRAQNIADPLALGFSAFFLNRTNRSGVIKDAGVIGGLAQAGTYKIDCRFNRIELIRRIQRISKYKSRIHLTNLDAIKFLKRCEKKLPEDSLIFIDPPYYNKGASLYTNHYLKDDHAKVAESIISLKRNWIVTYDDAPEIRHLYRDRRQYSFDVAYSLHQKRLGTELLIASKGLKIPAEMRERQVNRPQSKAA; from the coding sequence ATGTCAATAGCAGCTTCACCGTTGCGCTATCCTGGCGGGAAGGCATGCCTGCTGGATGTCACGGCAACGGTTTTACGTCTCAATAAGTTAGAAAGGGGCCACTATGCGGAACCGTATGCAGGTGGTTGCGGATTGGCTTTAGAGCTCCTGTACGGAGGTCACGTCGCAGATATCCATATCAATGATATCGATCCCTCAATTTGGGCATTCTGGCATTGCGTCTTAAACGAGACCGACGCGCTAGTGAACGCGATAGAAAAAACCGAAGTCACGATTGAAGAATGGCGTAAGCAACGTTGCATTCACAGAGCACAAAATATCGCTGATCCCCTCGCACTTGGGTTTTCTGCATTTTTTCTCAATCGCACGAACAGATCTGGCGTGATCAAAGATGCCGGAGTTATAGGCGGCTTAGCTCAAGCGGGGACTTATAAGATCGACTGCCGCTTTAACCGAATAGAACTCATCCGCCGCATTCAAAGAATATCAAAATACAAAAGTAGGATTCACCTTACAAATTTGGATGCGATAAAGTTTCTAAAAAGGTGTGAGAAAAAACTACCTGAGGATTCTCTTATTTTTATTGACCCTCCGTACTACAATAAAGGTGCCAGTCTTTACACGAACCATTACCTAAAAGACGATCATGCGAAGGTCGCGGAGAGCATAATCAGTCTTAAAAGAAATTGGATTGTAACTTACGACGACGCACCTGAAATCCGGCATCTTTATCGAGACCGGCGCCAATACAGCTTTGATGTTGCCTACTCGCTTCACCAAAAGCGTCTGGGAACCGAGCTTCTAATCGCCTCCAAAGGATTAAAAATTCCCGCGGAAATGCGAGAGAGGCAAGTCAACAGGCCTCAATCTAAAGCTGCCTAG
- a CDS encoding acyltransferase family protein, with amino-acid sequence MKAHYEVLDGLRGTAAIAVIIFHIFELTTPDWAHNPFPHGYLAVDFFYALSGFVLGYAYDERLRRGGNGAGALSFWGFAKRRLIRLHPMVPVAVTLGLICYLNDPNVGTTQQIGVGLSLGSLLLAYVLTLFLLPSPTLPNHWDETHCLNAPTWTLFWEYIANVVYALWLCRIGRGLHRVLLALGAVALIVAAVLLAQKQAFGWGWGYETLWVAPVRLTYPFLAGLFVYRMGWKIRLPMPYLTASLILLAVLAAPALKGLANTLLEAGMIILVFPLILMVGASIRAETGKLGPLCRFTGELSYPVYILHYPFIFLFGHWVWNTHPGKLAQHGAAVGVFAFVLLLATALLYGYDKPVRKWLGRRYAG; translated from the coding sequence TTGAAAGCACATTACGAGGTTCTCGACGGCCTGCGCGGTACCGCGGCCATCGCGGTGATCATTTTCCATATCTTCGAGCTGACCACGCCGGATTGGGCCCATAACCCGTTCCCGCATGGCTATCTGGCGGTGGATTTCTTCTATGCCTTGTCGGGCTTCGTGCTCGGCTATGCTTATGATGAAAGATTAAGACGCGGCGGCAATGGCGCGGGCGCACTCAGCTTTTGGGGTTTTGCCAAACGGCGCTTGATCCGCCTGCATCCTATGGTGCCGGTGGCGGTGACGCTGGGCCTGATCTGTTACCTGAACGATCCCAATGTCGGCACCACCCAGCAGATCGGCGTCGGCCTGTCGCTGGGCTCGCTGCTGCTGGCCTATGTCCTGACGCTGTTTTTGCTGCCGTCGCCGACGCTGCCCAACCATTGGGACGAGACCCATTGCCTGAATGCGCCGACCTGGACGCTGTTCTGGGAATACATCGCCAATGTTGTCTATGCGCTGTGGCTTTGCCGGATCGGGCGCGGGCTGCATCGCGTGCTGTTGGCGCTGGGGGCGGTGGCGCTGATCGTGGCGGCGGTGCTGCTCGCCCAGAAACAGGCCTTCGGCTGGGGCTGGGGCTATGAGACCTTGTGGGTGGCGCCGGTGCGGCTGACCTATCCCTTCCTTGCCGGGCTCTTCGTTTATCGCATGGGCTGGAAAATCCGTTTGCCGATGCCCTATCTCACCGCCTCGCTGATCCTCCTCGCCGTCCTGGCCGCGCCCGCTTTGAAGGGCCTCGCCAATACGCTGCTGGAAGCCGGGATGATCATTTTGGTCTTCCCGCTGATCTTGATGGTGGGGGCGAGCATTCGCGCCGAGACCGGAAAGCTGGGGCCGCTCTGCCGTTTCACCGGCGAGCTATCCTATCCCGTCTATATCCTGCATTACCCGTTTATATTTTTGTTCGGCCATTGGGTCTGGAACACCCACCCCGGTAAACTCGCGCAACACGGCGCGGCGGTGGGCGTGTTTGCCTTCGTGCTGCTGCTGGCGACGGCGCTGCTCTATGGCTACGACAAGCCCGTGCGCAAATGGCTGGGGCGGAGGTATGCGGGGTGA
- a CDS encoding alkaline phosphatase family protein, protein MSRLLATTALCLTLGAMALPAAAEDAAQSPAKRNVVIFVADGLRYTSVTPETAPTMYKLRKDGVDFANSHSTYPTLTTVNAAVIATGHYPGDTGNFGNSMWVAKPVPCRMGASVTFIEDDCILKDVKALYPNDYIAQKTLMETAREAGWNTVVIGKKGPAAIEYLGALESEGKDVGDAKGLFIDDATNRPQNLDGSPSKSTVLKGALAAEVMTVTGGLTAPPFSATPNLTQQAYLRAAATQSILPRLKDAGKPFAIFYWSRDPDTTQHGAMDSDGKLVPGINSTSGRAAISNADSDLKGLLETLKQYDLDKNTDVVVIADHGFSTISHAIPNEDGSVGRNTLAPGFVAMDVGGWLGKKVFDPDREGAEVDTSSGEHPAQGNGLIGDDPEKPEAVVVANGGSTFIYIPDHSPATAKKIYAELVKQPYVGGLFVDDAILSSDKPAFAGALALSQVNFIGSSKMPRPAIIIAFRNFVAKGCVEKLEQMCQAEIADTTLHTGQGMHGSFGRADTRNFMAAIGPDFKKAYVDTTPVGNVDVAPTLAHILGIDLKGPGALKGRVASEALQGGVVPKVVKTTVASDKAANGFQTLLNLQEVDGHRYFTAAGMPGRTVGLEAK, encoded by the coding sequence ATGTCACGTCTTCTCGCCACCACCGCCCTCTGCCTCACCCTCGGGGCCATGGCCCTGCCCGCCGCCGCTGAGGATGCGGCGCAGTCGCCTGCGAAGCGCAATGTGGTGATCTTTGTGGCCGATGGTCTGCGCTACACCTCGGTCACGCCCGAGACGGCGCCGACCATGTACAAGCTACGCAAGGATGGCGTGGACTTCGCCAACAGCCACTCCACCTATCCGACGCTGACCACGGTCAATGCCGCCGTCATCGCCACCGGCCATTATCCGGGCGACACGGGCAATTTCGGCAATTCGATGTGGGTCGCCAAGCCTGTCCCCTGCCGCATGGGCGCCAGCGTCACCTTCATCGAGGATGACTGCATCCTGAAAGATGTGAAGGCGCTTTATCCCAACGACTACATCGCCCAGAAGACGCTGATGGAGACGGCGCGCGAGGCGGGCTGGAATACCGTCGTGATCGGCAAGAAGGGGCCGGCGGCGATCGAATATCTCGGCGCCTTGGAAAGCGAAGGCAAGGATGTCGGCGATGCCAAAGGCCTCTTCATCGACGACGCCACCAACCGCCCGCAGAATCTGGACGGCAGCCCCTCCAAAAGCACCGTCTTGAAAGGCGCGCTGGCGGCGGAAGTGATGACGGTCACCGGCGGGCTCACCGCTCCGCCTTTCAGCGCCACGCCGAACCTCACCCAGCAGGCCTATCTGCGCGCCGCCGCGACCCAATCGATCCTGCCGCGCCTCAAGGACGCCGGAAAGCCTTTCGCGATCTTCTATTGGTCGCGCGATCCCGACACCACCCAGCACGGCGCCATGGATAGTGACGGCAAACTGGTTCCGGGCATTAATTCAACCAGCGGACGAGCTGCAATCTCCAACGCCGACAGCGACTTGAAGGGACTTCTTGAGACGCTGAAACAATATGATTTGGACAAGAACACCGATGTCGTGGTGATCGCCGATCACGGCTTCTCCACCATCTCGCACGCCATCCCGAATGAAGACGGCAGTGTTGGCCGCAACACGTTGGCGCCCGGCTTTGTTGCCATGGATGTCGGCGGCTGGCTGGGCAAGAAGGTGTTCGATCCCGACCGCGAGGGCGCCGAGGTGGACACCTCCTCGGGCGAGCACCCCGCCCAGGGCAATGGCTTGATCGGCGATGATCCAGAAAAGCCAGAGGCTGTGGTGGTCGCCAATGGCGGCTCGACCTTCATCTATATCCCCGACCACAGCCCGGCCACGGCCAAGAAGATCTATGCCGAGCTGGTGAAGCAGCCTTATGTCGGCGGCCTCTTTGTCGATGACGCGATCCTCTCCAGCGATAAGCCCGCCTTCGCCGGAGCCCTCGCCTTGAGCCAGGTCAATTTCATCGGCTCGTCCAAGATGCCCCGCCCGGCGATCATCATCGCCTTCCGCAATTTCGTCGCCAAAGGCTGCGTCGAGAAGCTGGAACAGATGTGCCAGGCCGAGATCGCCGACACCACGCTGCACACCGGCCAGGGCATGCATGGCAGCTTCGGCCGCGCCGATACCCGCAATTTCATGGCCGCCATCGGGCCGGATTTCAAAAAGGCCTATGTCGATACCACCCCGGTCGGCAATGTCGACGTCGCCCCGACGCTCGCCCATATCCTGGGAATCGATCTGAAGGGCCCCGGCGCGCTGAAGGGCCGGGTCGCCAGCGAAGCGCTCCAGGGCGGCGTGGTGCCGAAGGTGGTCAAGACCACGGTGGCCTCTGACAAGGCCGCCAATGGCTTCCAGACCCTGCTCAACCTGCAAGAAGTGGATGGCCACCGCTATTTCACCGCCGCCGGCATGCCTGGCCGCACCGTCGGCCTCGAGGCGAAGTAA
- a CDS encoding cold-shock protein — protein MITGTVKFFNTTKGFGFIEQGNGQPDVFVHISAVERAGLRGLNEGQKVTFEIVQDRRSGKSAADNIQLA, from the coding sequence ATGATCACGGGAACCGTGAAGTTCTTCAATACCACCAAGGGTTTCGGCTTTATCGAGCAGGGCAATGGCCAGCCGGATGTGTTCGTGCACATCTCCGCTGTCGAGCGCGCTGGTCTGCGTGGCCTGAACGAAGGCCAGAAGGTCACCTTTGAAATCGTGCAGGACCGCCGTTCCGGTAAGTCCGCTGCCGATAACATCCAGCTTGCCTAA
- a CDS encoding helix-turn-helix domain-containing protein translates to MARKSKTSSDVVVFGSGNVFADLGLADAEERQTKLRLVFAINQILESLQLTQAAAAEMLKVNQPKISALQNYKLEGFSVERLMTFLTALDRDVEIAIKKKPSSRASGKIRVIAA, encoded by the coding sequence ATGGCGAGAAAAAGTAAAACCAGCAGCGATGTGGTCGTGTTTGGCAGCGGCAATGTGTTTGCCGATCTTGGGCTTGCCGATGCCGAAGAGCGCCAGACCAAGCTTCGCCTGGTGTTCGCGATCAATCAGATACTCGAGTCTTTGCAACTGACCCAGGCCGCAGCGGCGGAGATGTTGAAGGTCAATCAGCCGAAAATTTCCGCACTCCAGAATTATAAGCTGGAGGGCTTTTCGGTGGAGCGGCTGATGACGTTTCTGACCGCGCTCGACCGCGATGTCGAAATCGCCATCAAGAAAAAGCCGTCCTCACGCGCCAGCGGGAAGATCAGAGTGATTGCGGCGTAA
- a CDS encoding type II toxin-antitoxin system RelE/ParE family toxin, whose product MARDWIIGEKPLAWVGSAKRDFLEFPMPVISEMGNALGVAQFGGLHPSAKPWKGQGSGVFEVVEDFDGDTYRAVYTVRFREVIYVLHAFQKKSPKGIKTARGDVEMVARRLKIAQEDYEARYGEKK is encoded by the coding sequence ATGGCACGCGATTGGATTATCGGTGAAAAGCCGCTTGCTTGGGTTGGTTCCGCTAAGCGCGATTTTCTTGAGTTTCCCATGCCGGTTATCAGCGAAATGGGTAATGCTCTGGGAGTGGCGCAGTTCGGCGGTTTGCATCCATCGGCTAAGCCATGGAAAGGGCAGGGCTCGGGCGTTTTTGAAGTCGTGGAGGATTTTGACGGAGACACTTACCGCGCCGTCTACACCGTGCGGTTTCGAGAGGTGATCTATGTTCTTCACGCCTTTCAAAAGAAGTCGCCCAAGGGGATCAAAACCGCGCGCGGTGATGTCGAGATGGTGGCGCGCCGATTGAAGATTGCTCAGGAGGATTACGAGGCACGGTATGGCGAGAAAAAGTAA
- the trpB gene encoding tryptophan synthase subunit beta — MPSSSTGSNQINTPDQHGFFGAYGGRFVPPQLEAVIKEVEEAYLSIRQDQSFWDEYQRLLTHYVGRPSPLWHARNLSTKLGGAQIYLKREDLNHTGAHKINHCIGEVLLAKRMGKKRVIAETGAGQHGVALATAAALLGLECEIHMGAIDVAKQHPNVIRMKLLGCKVIEVTQGGACLKDAVDSAFTDFVTNHRDTFFAIGSVVGPHPYPMMVQDFQSVVGREARAQIQEQAGRLPDYLVACVGGGSNAMGLFTAFLPDTEVSIIGVEPAGKSDQRGEHAATLSFGTPGMLHGMKTYLLQDDGGEPWPVHSIASGLDYPGVGPIHAFLKDSKRAEYVAVGDAETLAAFRQLSEVEGIIPALESSHAVAYAAKLAPRLSADKIILVNLSGRGDKDIDYVAEVMGI, encoded by the coding sequence ATGCCCAGTTCCAGCACCGGCTCCAATCAGATCAACACCCCCGACCAGCACGGCTTCTTCGGCGCCTATGGCGGCCGCTTTGTGCCGCCGCAATTGGAGGCGGTGATCAAGGAGGTGGAAGAGGCCTATCTTTCGATCCGCCAGGACCAAAGCTTCTGGGACGAATATCAGCGCCTGCTCACCCATTATGTCGGCCGCCCCTCGCCGCTCTGGCATGCGCGCAACCTCTCCACCAAGCTCGGCGGGGCGCAGATCTATTTGAAGCGCGAAGACCTCAACCACACCGGCGCGCACAAGATCAATCACTGCATCGGCGAAGTTCTGCTCGCCAAGCGCATGGGCAAGAAGCGCGTCATTGCCGAGACCGGGGCGGGACAGCATGGCGTGGCGCTGGCGACCGCCGCGGCGCTGCTGGGCCTTGAATGCGAAATCCATATGGGCGCGATCGATGTCGCCAAGCAGCACCCCAATGTGATCCGCATGAAGCTGCTCGGTTGCAAGGTGATCGAGGTCACCCAGGGCGGCGCCTGTTTGAAGGACGCGGTGGATTCAGCCTTCACCGATTTCGTCACCAATCACCGCGACACCTTCTTTGCCATCGGCTCGGTGGTGGGCCCGCATCCCTATCCGATGATGGTGCAGGATTTTCAGTCGGTAGTGGGCCGCGAAGCCCGGGCGCAGATTCAAGAACAAGCCGGGCGCCTGCCCGATTATCTCGTGGCCTGTGTCGGCGGCGGCTCCAATGCGATGGGCCTGTTCACGGCCTTTCTTCCCGATACGGAGGTTTCCATCATCGGGGTGGAGCCCGCAGGCAAGAGCGATCAGCGCGGCGAGCATGCCGCCACCCTCAGCTTCGGCACGCCCGGCATGCTGCATGGCATGAAGACCTATCTCTTGCAGGACGATGGCGGCGAGCCCTGGCCGGTGCATTCCATCGCCTCGGGGCTGGATTATCCCGGCGTCGGGCCGATCCATGCCTTCCTGAAGGATTCCAAGCGAGCCGAATATGTGGCGGTCGGCGATGCGGAGACGCTCGCGGCCTTCCGCCAGCTTTCGGAAGTGGAAGGCATCATTCCGGCGCTGGAAAGCTCCCACGCCGTCGCTTACGCCGCCAAGCTGGCGCCGCGCCTCTCCGCCGACAAGATCATCCTGGTCAACCTCTCCGGCCGCGGCGACAAGGATATCGATTACGTGGCCGAGGTGATGGGGATTTAG
- the rnd gene encoding ribonuclease D codes for MRIIETTADLEVLVQELASAPYLALDTEFMRDSTYWPKLCLLQIASPDVAAIVDPLAPGLDLTPFFKLISDPAIVKVLHAGRQDIEIFWHKGRVIPDPLFDTQIVAMVCGFGEAASYETLARKIAHVEIDKSARFTDWARRPLTKRQLEYALADVTHLRVVYEKLSAELKRTGRESWVAEEIDALKSTELYALDPVQAWKRLKPRTANKRFLTALAAAAEWREREAQSRDVPRNRVLKDEVLLEIAANPPEDGEALERIRAVPKGFAASRQGKALMEAILAGKDRPVPELPDQGRRRHREPSPAAVDLLRTLLRLRAEEARVAPRLIANAEDIERLAAGDDEGVMALTGWRNEVFGKDAQALRSGKLSIALENGEAVVVELED; via the coding sequence ATGCGGATCATCGAAACCACCGCCGATCTCGAAGTCCTGGTTCAAGAACTCGCCTCGGCCCCCTATCTCGCCCTCGACACCGAATTCATGCGGGATTCGACCTATTGGCCGAAACTCTGCCTGCTTCAGATTGCTAGCCCCGACGTGGCCGCGATTGTCGATCCCCTCGCCCCCGGCTTGGACCTGACGCCCTTCTTCAAGCTGATTTCCGACCCCGCCATTGTCAAAGTGCTGCATGCGGGCCGTCAGGACATCGAGATTTTCTGGCACAAGGGCCGGGTCATTCCCGATCCCCTGTTCGACACCCAGATCGTCGCCATGGTTTGCGGCTTCGGCGAAGCGGCCTCTTACGAAACACTGGCGCGCAAGATCGCGCATGTAGAGATCGACAAGTCGGCCCGCTTCACCGATTGGGCACGCCGCCCGCTCACCAAACGCCAGCTCGAATATGCGCTGGCCGACGTCACGCATCTGCGCGTCGTTTATGAAAAGCTCTCTGCGGAGCTGAAGCGCACGGGCCGCGAAAGCTGGGTGGCTGAAGAGATCGATGCACTGAAATCGACCGAGCTTTATGCCCTCGATCCCGTGCAGGCCTGGAAGCGGCTAAAGCCCCGCACCGCCAATAAGCGTTTTCTGACGGCTCTTGCCGCTGCTGCCGAATGGCGCGAGCGGGAGGCGCAGAGTCGCGATGTGCCGCGTAACCGCGTCTTGAAAGACGAAGTGCTTTTGGAGATCGCCGCCAATCCGCCGGAAGATGGCGAAGCGCTGGAGCGTATCCGCGCCGTGCCGAAGGGCTTTGCCGCCTCGCGCCAGGGTAAGGCGCTGATGGAGGCTATTCTTGCTGGCAAGGATCGCCCGGTGCCGGAGCTGCCGGACCAAGGCCGCCGCCGTCATCGCGAGCCCTCGCCCGCTGCGGTGGATTTGTTGCGCACACTCTTGCGCCTGCGCGCCGAGGAAGCCCGTGTCGCTCCCCGCCTGATTGCCAATGCGGAAGATATCGAACGCTTAGCGGCGGGCGATGATGAAGGCGTGATGGCCCTCACCGGCTGGCGCAATGAAGTGTTCGGTAAGGACGCGCAGGCCCTGCGCAGCGGCAAGCTCTCCATCGCACTCGAGAATGGCGAAGCGGTGGTTGTGGAGCTTGAAGACTGA
- the scpB gene encoding SMC-Scp complex subunit ScpB, which translates to MAEALLFAASEPLSEEALKASLPERANIKGIIAELQTIYEKRGVNLVLVAEKWQFRTAPDLAFLLRKEKPEQKKLSRAAIETLAIIAYHQPVTRAEVEDIRGVMLSKGTLDTLMEVGWIKIRGRKRTPGRPVTYGTTEAFLVHFGLENISHLPGMDELKAAGFLEAIPPSGLDIPSPSDQLAADEDPYEGPEEGELATGGADPFIPGSSAE; encoded by the coding sequence ATGGCTGAGGCGCTTCTGTTTGCTGCCTCAGAACCGTTATCCGAGGAGGCCTTGAAGGCTTCGCTGCCCGAACGCGCCAACATCAAAGGCATCATTGCTGAGCTGCAGACGATTTATGAAAAGCGCGGCGTGAACCTCGTGCTTGTCGCAGAGAAATGGCAGTTCCGCACGGCGCCCGATCTCGCCTTCCTGCTGCGCAAGGAGAAGCCGGAGCAGAAGAAGCTGTCTCGGGCGGCCATCGAGACGTTGGCGATCATTGCTTACCATCAGCCGGTGACGAGGGCGGAGGTCGAAGACATCCGCGGCGTGATGCTGTCCAAGGGCACACTCGACACGCTGATGGAAGTAGGCTGGATCAAGATCCGCGGGCGCAAGCGTACGCCGGGCCGGCCGGTGACCTATGGCACCACGGAGGCCTTCCTGGTGCACTTCGGGCTGGAGAATATCAGCCATCTGCCGGGTATGGACGAACTCAAGGCGGCGGGCTTCCTGGAAGCCATTCCGCCGTCGGGTCTCGACATCCCGAGCCCGAGCGATCAGTTGGCAGCGGACGAAGATCCTTACGAAGGACCGGAAGAGGGCGAACTCGCCACCGGCGGGGCCGACCCGTTCATTCCAGGTTCATCCGCAGAGTGA